The proteins below come from a single Dehalococcoidia bacterium genomic window:
- a CDS encoding peptidylprolyl isomerase: MDEDRRNTLLLYALIGGVVAFALIIIAYGYYQDRIAPKHETVLTVGDKKFDFAFLERRVRSDLNLGLASSNATLQQVVVTAVQNIESEEMARRAAKEAGIHITDADIDAYIRRRLGLKDDTPREVFAAAYRRDVLKSGLPVKEYRDMFAALVAEQRFVEQFKATVPASDEQADTLMIKTADEAKAREAKSRIDAGDGFNVIAATYSIDDSKEAGGELGWVTRNQVSPKVADVLFTLPLGKVSEPIQDSTGWYLLMVRAREVRDIDDPQKALIAQAMYRNRIEETRERVGSSSRLTEEQIVRIGRSLLGG; encoded by the coding sequence ATGGATGAAGACCGGCGCAACACCCTCCTCCTCTACGCCCTCATCGGCGGCGTCGTCGCCTTCGCCCTGATCATCATCGCCTACGGCTACTACCAGGACCGCATCGCTCCGAAGCATGAGACCGTGCTCACCGTTGGCGACAAGAAGTTCGACTTCGCCTTTCTCGAACGCCGAGTCAGGTCCGACTTGAACCTGGGCCTCGCGTCGTCGAACGCCACCCTCCAGCAAGTCGTCGTAACCGCGGTCCAGAACATCGAGTCCGAGGAGATGGCGCGCCGGGCGGCCAAGGAAGCCGGTATCCACATCACAGACGCCGACATCGATGCTTACATCCGCCGCCGCCTCGGACTGAAGGACGACACGCCCCGGGAAGTCTTCGCCGCCGCCTACAGGCGGGACGTGCTCAAGAGTGGCCTGCCGGTCAAGGAGTACAGGGACATGTTCGCCGCGCTCGTCGCCGAGCAGCGCTTCGTCGAGCAGTTCAAGGCGACCGTCCCGGCGAGCGACGAGCAGGCTGACACCCTGATGATCAAGACAGCCGACGAAGCCAAGGCCCGCGAGGCGAAGTCCAGGATCGATGCGGGTGACGGCTTCAACGTCATCGCTGCCACTTACTCCATCGATGACTCGAAGGAGGCCGGCGGTGAGCTTGGCTGGGTCACCCGTAACCAGGTCTCCCCAAAAGTCGCTGACGTCCTGTTCACGTTGCCCCTGGGCAAGGTGAGCGAGCCGATCCAGGACAGCACCGGCTGGTATCTGCTCATGGTGCGAGCCCGCGAGGTGCGCGACATCGACGATCCGCAGAAGGCGCTCATCGCACAGGCTATGTACAGGAACAGGATCGAGGAGACCCGGGAGCGCGTAGGCTCGTCCAGCAGGCTGACGGAGGAACAGATCGTCCGCATCGGCCGGAGCCTCCTGGGCGGCTGA